Genomic segment of Rickettsiella endosymbiont of Xylota segnis:
AGCCTTCAAATAACTTATTTATATTTTCCATTTCAAGCATATTTGCATTAAATAACAAATAGACTTCATGATTATTTGCTTGAAGAATAAGTTCTCTAGCTACGGATAGGCTATACCGACCTATACCTCGATTACGACTTATTCCTTGTAGACTTTGTAGATCTATTAATATTTTCATGAAAAAGTTTTAATTTTGAATGTTGTAATAAATAGAAAAAAACTTCATTTTATTGTAAATCTCATCCACATCTAAAGATAAATCAGAATTTGTATTGATTAAAAATTCTTTATTATTTGTTATTTTATAATTAACAAAATTATTTGAATCTTTATCAGATTTTATTTTGTTCAAATAAAATTGAACGATGTGGTTTTGTTTGAGTTCATTATGTAGAATTTTTTGAACTTCTGAATTGCTTAGTAAAATTTTTAATACTGGCAAAAAAAATTTTTTTATAAAAAACTTATAAAATAAAATAAAATAGTCTGATTTCATTTCTTTATCAGTTTTTAGCCAGAAAAGAATATATTTTACTATTTTCGTAAAACTAGGATAATTTGAAAGTAATACTTTTATTTTAATCTTTATAGAATAAGGTATATAATTTTTTATTAATTTATAAGGAATTATAAATTTAAATAATTTCAAGGAATAGCGTAATGATTCTGTCAAAATAAATTTTATCTTTATTTTAACTAAAATAAATAATTTTAAAAAATGATACCTAATATTTTTTTTTATTTCATTTAAGTAATTTATTTGCTTCATATATTCTGACTTTAGATCAAATGCATAAAAAATTTGATTCATATTTATATATATAAGTTTTAGGAAAACTTTAATTTAACCTGTCTATATCAGTATGAACCATCATGGATATTAATTTTTTTATATCAGTTTTTGGTTCCCATTTTAATTGTTGTTTTGCTTTTCTAGAGTCTCCTAACAAAATATCAACTTCGGCAGGTCGAAAAAGATTTGGATCAATAACTATGTAGTCTTGATAATTTAAATTTACCTCAGAAAATGCTAATTTACATAAATCTCTTACACTTAGGCTATGACCTGTTGCAATAACATAATCATCAGGTTTTTCTTGTTGTAGCATTAGCCACATGGCTTCGACGTAATCACCAGCGTAACCCCAGTCGCGTTTAGCCTCTATATTGCCTAGATATAATTTCTTTAAATCACCTTTTGTTATTCGAGCTACTGCACTAGTAATTTTCCGACTGACAAACTCGATACCTCGTAAAGGAGATTCATGATTAAATAAAATACCATTTGAAGCATGTAGTCCGAAACTCTCTCGATAATTAATCGTTATCCAATGTCCGTAGAGTTTTGCAACTCCGTAAGGGCTACGAGGATAAAAGGGGGTTTTTTCATTTTGTTGCTCGGCTTGTATTAGACCAAAGATTTCGCTGCTGGAAGCTTGATAAAATTTAGTTTGAGGATTAATTAAACGAATAGCTTCTAAAAGATGAGTGACGCCTAATGCGGTCACCTGACCTGTTAAACTAGGTTGTTCCCACGAGGTGCCTACAAAGCTTTGCGCAGCTAGATTATAAACTTCAATGGCTTCAGATTCTTCCATGGCTCTCACCAAAGAAGCTGGGTCCATCATATCACCATTAATCAGCTTAACGTTGTGTTCAATATCTAATTCACGTAAACGCCATAGACTATCACTTGTTCGGCGTGCAATTAAGCCATAAACCTGATAATTTTTTGCCAAGAGGAATTGTGCGAGGTAGGCTCCATCTTGTCCAGTTATCCCAGTTATTAATGCTTTTTTGGTCATTTTCAGTCCTTTGAAAGATTAGGAATCTTAACAAAGTCTTCTTGAAAATACTACTGTTATCCAAGAATCCTGTAGCTATAATAGGGTTTAAAAATGGTAAATGATCATTAAATATGAATATTATTCTTAATACACAAAGTTTACGCTATCCGTTAACGGGTATTGGTTGGTATGCTCGACATTTGCTTGAAGGGTTGCTAAAAAATAGTCAAATTAGCCAAATCACATGTATTCCGTCTTTAAATAATTCTAACTTTTTAGCAACTAAAAAAATTATTTTTCATGAAGGCTTAAAAAAAATTATAAAATTTTTTCCACCTTCTTACGATTGCTTAGTCGCTTATCGAAATGCTCACTTTACATATAAAACACGTTCTCTTGTAGAAGATAAATTTATTTATCATGAACCCTGTTACATTTTAAAACCATATCGAGGACCAAAAATCTGTACGATTCATGATTTATCTCATATTCATTACCCAAGATATCACCCTAAAGATAGAATACGATTTTTAATACATCATTTACCTGAAAGTATTCATAATGCAGATCACATCATTACAGGATCTGACTTTAATCGGAATGAACTTATTAATTTTTTTAAAATTCCATCTTATAAAATAACGCGCATTTATCATGGGGTTTCGAAAATATTTCGACCAAGAAAATTTAATGAGATAATTGATTTTTTAACTCATTTTAACTTACAAGAAAAAACTTATCTGCTCAGTGTCGGTACTTTAGAGCCAAGAAAAAATTTAGAACGTTTAATTCAAGCTTTTAAATTTTTACCAGAAAATCAAAAAAATAAATATCCTTTAGTTTTGGTAGGAAGCAAAGGCTGGAAGAACTACCGTTTTGATAAATTAATACGCTCGTTGCTTGAAAAAAAACAATTGTATTGTTTGGGTTATGTGCCAGAAGCCTATTTACCTTATTTATATTCAGGTGCACATGGTTTTATCTACATCTCCATATACGAAGGTTTTGGTTTGCCTTTATTGGAGGCGATGGCTAGTGGTATACCTACACTTGCCAGTACTGAGTCAGCAATGCCAGAAGTAGTAGGAGATGCAGCTATGCTGGTAAATCCATTTGATATTGAGCGAATAACAGAGAAGTTAAAGCAATTAATAGATGATTCAACTTTACGTGATAAGTTAAAATTTTTAGGTCCTATACAGGCGGCTAAGTTTTCTTGGGAATCTTGTATAGAAAATACAATTGCTGTTTACCGTAAAACACTCAATTCTTTTGGAACTAGTTAAAACTTTTCAGCTGAATTTTTTGTATATATTGGCCACATGAGAATGCGCGAAGTAAAGGTGTTTTTTCCAAGAATGGTTCAAAGAAATTTAATATTTTAGCTAAAAAATTTGGACAAAATAAAGGTACGAATCCAACATATAGGGATTCAATTATGATTCCGCCGTTGTTTTTGAACCATTTGTTTAGTTGCCTAGGGGCATATGATTTTTCTTCGTGAAGAATATGATAAGGCGAAACTTTCTCCATAATTTTCAGCACTGGATTATAGCCATTCGGTTCAGCAACAATAACTTCATCAGCAATATTACATATTATTTTGATAGCTTTTTCAACTTGATACAAATGATGTAAGACTCCGCGTATAATGACTATGTCATATTTTTTAATGGGGGGGATTTGATAGACATCCATTACATGAAATTCAATATTTTTTATGTGCGCCATATTTTTTTTTGCAACCGAAATAGCCGCATCATTAGGATCGACTCCTGTCACAAACGCAGGATTCAATGCAAGAAGTTCTTGAGTAAATATCCCATCACCACACCCAATATCTATAATTCGCTTACCCTCTAAGGGACCTAAAACTTGATGAATAGCTTTGCTTGTTCTTGCACTGGATAATTTACTTGATAATTTTTCAGTTTTAGAGTAGCGATAGCCGCCATTTTCAATAACATCTGATCTAAAAGTGCCTATGTTTTTTTCTTGCATATTTAATTTCTCCGAGAAATTTTTACATTTTTCTAAATTAATTAGATTAATATCAAAGTTTACAAGCAAAGATTAGTTTGTTTTTTATCTATATTATTTTCACGTTCATAATTATCCTTAAATCGAATAATATCGTCTTCTTCCAAGTAACTGCCAATTTGTAACTCAATTAAAATTAAATCCTTATTGCTAAAATTACTTAAGCAATGTTTATTTCCTAATGCAATAAATGTTGATTCATTTTCTTTTAGTATTATTTTCTCGCGATTATTTTCAACTGTGGCAATTCCGGATACAACTACCCAATATTCACTACGATGTTGATGCAATTGTAAGGATAAACTTTCACCCTGATGTACAGTTAATCGTTTTAGTTTATAATTGGGTCCTTGATCTAATATGGTGTAGTGTCCCCAGGGTCGATAAACCGTTTGATGATAGCGATAAGCTTCGTGTCCATTTAATTTTAATTTCTCTACTAATTGCTTAACTTTTTGAATATGTGTATGTTTACAAATAAGTAAAGCGTCACTGGAATCTACAATAGTTAAATTTTCGATTCCAATCGCAGCAATTAATCTTCCTGGTGAATTTTGACTGTAAATTGTTGTATTATAAGTTTCCTGTAAACAGGCGTTGCCTAGTATTCGATTGCCATTTTCTTCTGGCTGTAATAATGTATTTAACGCATCCCAAGAACCTATATCAGACCAACCAAAATCAGCAGGTATAACAGCAATGTTTTTAGCTTTTTCCATTAATGCGTAATCAATCGAAATATTTTCTAATCTACAAAAGCTTTGTTCATCTAAATTTAGCTTATCCTGTGAGGGGTTATTTTTTTTAAAACTTAATTTCCAGCAATTTACAATCTTAAAATAAAGCTCTGGTGTATACTGCTTTAATGCCTTTAAAAATATTTGAGCACTAAAACAAAAAATTCCAGAATTCCAAAGATAATTACCCTGTTCTATGAAAGATTGTGCTTCTTCAGGCATAGGTTTTTCATGAAAATTTATAACCTCATAAGCGTAATCCAACTCCGTTGATTCCAGATATTGAATATATCCATACGCTGTTTCGGGTTTGTGAGGAATAATCCCAAAAGTAGTTAATAATTCTTGTTTTGCTAGCTGATATGCTTTTTCTACATTTAAGTTAAACTTGTCTTGATTCAAAATGATATGATCAGCAGGTAATACTAATAATATAGCATCAGGCCCGATAAATTCATTTACAAATAACGCACTGAAAGCAATAGCCGCTGCGGTATTTCGAGAATAAGGTTCTAATATAAAGTTGAATTTTTTTGCTATATCGGCCTGACCCAAATCGATAAGTTCTTTTTTACTTTGGTAATAATATTCAAAGTTAGTGACGGTAATGATTTTTTCTACATTAGGTATGTTGATAGCGCGATGATAAGTTTTTTGTATTAATGAATAAGGATCATTATTAAGTCGGATAAAAGGTTTTGGGTGTGCTTCACGGGAAACTGGCCATAAACGAGACCCATTCCCACCTGACAAAACAACGGGGATAAGCATCTTATTTCATCCTTGAATTTTAGTAGCTTTAACAGAGAGTATTTGCTTTTCTTTTCCTAAGCGCTATCCTTGTTCTTTGATCCTAGGATTATATATAGGGTTATTGAACACCATCTTCTAGTTTGAGTAAAAGGTTGGTCCCAGTGTCTAAAAATTAAATACCCAAACAATTTTAAGTGACCATTGAAACACAGCTTTTTTAGTATATCAATATATCTGCTGTGTTCAAACGAGTGAATGATTGAAATGATTTTATGGAAAACGTTTTACATTTAGGTAAATTCTCCAGCGAACGAGCCGGGGGTATCGAGACGGTTGTTGATATGTTACTGCTGGGGTTAAGTCTCGATTTTAATTTGTGCAATTTAGTTGCTAATAACACTTTTAAGAACAAAATAACCGAACAAGCAGGATACATTGAATATAGTGCAGCCTTAATGGGTATTTTTGCCCGAACCCCTTTTTGTCCTACTATGCCTTACTATATAAAAAAACTGTATCAGCGATATCGGTTTTCTATTGTTCATTTACATTTGCCTAATCCTATGGCACACCTAGCCTCGGAAATTTTACCTCTCTCAGTGAAGCGAATTATCAGCTGGCATAGCGATGTTATACACCAAAAAAAATTACTACAGATATATCAACCCTTCGTCAATCGCTTATTAAAACAAGCCAACGCAGTAATTGTATCCACTCCTTACTTGGCTGAACATTCTAGCCAAATTAAAGTTGCTAGAGACCGAAATACTATTCATATTATTCCTTACGGAGTAGATTTTGATTATTTTTTAATCAATAAATATCATGAAAGGATTGATCAAATTAAATACCAATATTCTGGTTATTTTCTGATATTTGCTTTAGGTAGACATGTTTTTTACAAAGGTTTTTGTTTTTTAATTGAAGCAATGAAACAATTACCTAAAAATATTATTTTATTATTAGGAGGTGAAGGTCCATTAACCTCTAAATTACAGCAACAAGTCAAAAATTCTCAACTTGAACATCGCGTTTATTTTTTGGGTCAAATCACAAAGCAGGATTTACCAGCTTATTACCATGCTTGCGATGTGTTTTGCTTGCCATCGATTGATCAAAGTGAAGCATTTGGAATTGCCCAATTGGAAGCGATGGCTTGCGCAAAACCTGTTATTTGTTGCGATGTGACTCATGCAGCAAGTAATTTGAATCAAGATGGTGTAACGGGTTTTGTCGTTTCTCCGCGTTGCCCAACTTCACTTGCGGATGCAATTTGCAAACTATATCAAAAACCTGCATTACGTCTATCTTTAGGGAGAGCGGCTTATTATTATGCTAATAAGAAATTTACTACCAAAAAAATGGTTAAACAGATAAAAAATCTTTATCAAGAAATTATTATAAATTAATTTTAAAATACAATATAAGAGAAATTTATGCCGAAAATTAAACTTTCTATCAGTATCGTTGTTTACCAAGAAATTTTTTTACAAATAAAAGATTGTCTTTCAAGCCTTATCGGTTCAATTCCTGATGATATTTGTTATGAAATTACATTAGTAGATAATGGTGCTTTAGAATTAAATAAAGATTGTAGTTTCGAAATAGAACTAAAAAAATGTTTTCCAAATTTACCGATTTACTATTTGTTTTCGGCTAAAAATGGAGGTTATGGTTACGGGCATAATCAAGTAATTTTAAAAAGCAAGGCAGATTACCATCTTATTCTCAACAATGATGTATACATGATGCCGAATACTTTAAAAAATGCATTGGATTTTATGCAGCAACATAAGCATGTGGGTATGTTAGTCCCAGATGTTTACGATATGGATGAAAAACGTGTATATCTGTGCCGGCATAACCCAAGTCTTTGGATTAGTTTTTTACGGCGTTTTGCCCCTGTATTTTTAAAGAAAATTTTTCAAAAAAAATTAAGTAAATTTCAGATGCAAGATAAAAATTATAATGAAAATATGTTTAAATTAAGTAATCCCACGGGTTGTTTTATGTTCTGTCGATTGGAGTTACTCAAACAATTAGGAGGGTTCGATGAAAAATTCTTTATGTACTATGATGATTCTGATTTGGGTCGACGTATGGCAAAAATTTCCCAAATAGCCTATTCACCTACTGTTAGAATTAAACACGTATGGCGGCGTGCGGCTTATCAAAACAGACGTATGGCATGGATTGCGAGTAAATCAGCGCTATACTATTCCTGGAAATGGTTGTTAAAATAATAATTCAGACGGAATATTTTTTAAGCAATTATATTTTTTATCTTTAGTTGATAATAAGGGGGTTTTGAGAGGCCAATTTATAGCCAGGCCAGGGTCTGACCAAAGTATGCCTTGTTCAGCTTCTGCATTATAGTAATCACTGCATTTATAATGAAAATCGACGATTTCACTTAGTACACAAAACCCATGAGCAAAGCCTTTTGGGATAAAAAGTTGATAATGATTTTCATCATTTAAAATAATACCAAACCATTGACCGAAAGTAGCTGATTCGGTTCTGATATCCACAGCCACATCGAAAGCACTGCCGCGGATGACCGTGATTAATTTATCTTGTGGTTGTTGGATCTGATAATGCAGCCCCCGCAAAACATTTTTAGTGGAACGAGATAGATTATCTTGCACGAAATTAATTTTTTTTTTCAGTAATCGCTGATAACGTTCTGACTGGAAAGCTTCAAAAAAAAAGCCTCGATCATCGTGATGAGATTTAGGATCAATTATAAGTAAATCTTGAATAGGGGTTTGAATAACTTTCATAATTCGCGCTTAATAATATCGAGTAAATAATTACCATAACTACAGTTTAATAATTTACGTGCAGAAATCTCTAAAGTTTCAGCATTAATAAAACCCTTTCGCCAAGCAATTTCTTCTAAACAAGCTATTTTAAGACCTTGGCGCTTTTCAACGACTTGAACAAAATGTGATGCTTCTAATAAAGCATCATGGGTTCCCGTGTCTAACCAAGTGCTACCACGACTAATCAATCGATGAGCAAGTTGTCCTTGTGATAAATATTTCAGATTAACATCGGTTATCTCTAATTCGCCACGCTGCGAGGGTTTAATATTTTTAGCAATATCAATCACTTGATTATCATAAAAATAAAGACCTGTGACAGCCCAATTGGATTTAGGAAGTTTTGGTTTCTCTTCAATATCAATCAAGTTTTGTTTTTTATCAAACACAGCAACTCCATATCGTTCTGGGTCATTGACATAATAACAAAAAATCTGCGCGCCATATTGTTTTCCAGCAGCGGATTTGACAGTTTCGGAAAATTTCTCTCCATAGAACAGATTATCGCCTAAAATAAGTGCTACCGAATCGTCGCCAATAAATTTTTCACCTATGATAAAAGCTTGAGCTAATCCTTCTGGATTTTCTTGCGTTAAATAATTAAGATTGATACCCCATTGTTGACCGTTTCCTAATAAACCTTGGTATTGCTGCAAGGCTTCAATGCTAGTGATGATTAATATTTCCTGAATACCCGCAAGCATTAGAGCGCTGAGTGGATAATAAATCATGGGTTTGTCATAAATCGGAAGTAACTGCTTACTAATACTTTTAGTTATAGGATGTAGACGCGTACCAGAACCACCGGATAATATAATACCTTTCACAGATAACTTTCCTTGTTAGTATGGGTTTAAAAGCAAATTCTAATTCCATCGCTTCAATTTTCGCTTAGTGTAAGGTATATTAAGCTTCATTAAAATAGCTGATGAACATGATGTCTAAACCTGCTGTATTAATTAATATCGTTCTTTATCATCCAGATAAAAACAAAGTTTTGAATCTAATTAATATTTGTTCTCAATATGAAAAAATAAAAATTTTATTATTTGATAATACCGAAGATTCCCAAGTGTTTGAGTTCAATAAAGATAAGGATGTTATCTTAATAAAAAGTGCAAAAAATGTTGGTGTAGGTGGTGCACATCATACTGCTTGTCAAATGGCAGAAGCAGAAAATTTCGATTTTGTATTATTTTTTGATCAGGATAGTCAGTTAGCAGATAATTTTATTCATGACATGATTTTGGCCTTTTATCAATTAAAAAAAATACATCCGCGTCTTTGCGCCATTGGACCAACATGGCATGATCCTGATCTTGTAAACTCAAAAACCAGAGCATTAAAAAATAAGCTTAGATATTTACTCAAAGCACCGAATCTAAAACATGTGTTAATTAGTTCCGGGATGTTGATTTCGGTTCCTACTTTAAAACATATTGGTTATCCAAAAAAAGAATATTTTATAGATTTAGTCGATACCGAATGGTGTTTACGTGCTTTATATAAAAATTATCAGATAGTAATGTCTTCTGATGTTGTAATGAGCCATAGAATAGGTGAAGTTAAGAAATATAAGAAGTTAAATGTTCAATATGAACAACCCATTCGCTATTATTATTCTATACGCAATAGTTTTTTGTTATTTCATGAAGAAAATATTTTGTTATCCCATAAGATTTTTATTTTAGCAGGGAACTTATTTAAATTAAGAAAAATAATTTTTTCTCCGAAACCTATACAAAGTTTAATTGCAGCGGGTCGGGGTATTAAAGATGGATTTTTATTGATAAAGCGATTTTAACTGCATAGTTCAATAGGTAATATAATTAAGGAAAATAATGTCTGGCCCTACAGTTTTAATTAATATTGTACTTTATAACCCCGATCCATCCAAAGTATCAGAGCTTATTCGTATTTGTTGTATTTATCAACAGGCTAAAATTTTGTTATTTGATAATTCAGATAATTTCCAATTATTGAATTACAAAAAAACAGAAAAAATAATTTTTTATAAAAGCGCACAAAATGTGGGTATAGCGGGCGCGCATTATTACGCGTGTAAACTTGCTGAAAAGGGAAATTATAATTTTATACTATTTTTAGACCAAGATACGCAACTTCCTGAATTTTTTGTTAGTAATATGATATTAGAATTTTATCAATTACAAAAAATATATTCTCGTCTGGTAGCTATTGGACCTTCATGGAAAGATCCTAGAACTTATGATTGGCATCAAGAGAAAAACAATAAATTCACTGTGAAAAATATATTGAAAAAAAAATTTAAAATTGCAATAAAAATAAATAATTTGATAAGATTAAATAATGTTATTATTAGTTCTGGTATGTTAGTTTTAGTTAAATATTTAAAGAATATTGGTTATCCAAAGAAAGAGTATTTTATTGATTTAGTTGATTTGGAATGGTGTTTGCGCGCACTTTCTAAAGATTATCATGTTGAAATGGTAAAAAATATTCAGGTTAAGCATACTATTGGTGAAATTAAAAAAAACAAAAATAGACTTATCCATTATCAAAATCCACTTCGGTATTATTATTCTATACGAAATAGTTTTTTGCTTTTTCGAGAAAAACAATATCCCCTGGATTTTCGTTTTTTTATATTGATTCGAAATATATTGGAAATTAAAAAAATTCCTTTTGTTCCTGAATCTAAAAAAAGTTTATTAGCTGCAATCCGAGGCATAAAAGATGGGATTTTTATAAAAAAAAATTACTGAAATAAGTTAAACATAAGGATTATTTTGATGTCTTATTCTGGAAATATATTATTAACAGGTGCAAATGGTCAATTAGGTAATGAAATTGTTAATGCGGCGAAAAATCTTAACTTAAAAATATATCCTGTCACACGGACACAGCTTAATATTACAAATCTTGCACAAATTGAGTATATTTTAGCAACAATTAAACCAAATTATATTATTAATGCTGCAGCTTACACGGCGGTTGATAAAGCTGAAAAGGAAAGTGAGCTTGCTTTTAGTATAAATGCATTGGGGGTTAAAAACTTAGCTAAAATCGCTCAAAAATACGACATACCTTTATTGCATATTTCTACAGATTATGTTTTTGATGGTCAAAAAAAAAATGCTTATAGTGAAGAAGATCAAGCCCGACCCTTGTCTGCTTATGGTCAAAGTAAATTAAGTGGCGAAAATTTTTTAAGAGATATCTGGTGTAAACATATTATTTTACGGGTCAGTTGGGTGTTTGGAGCGTTCGGTAATAATTTTGTGAGAACTATTATTCGCTTAGCTAGCGAGCGAAATGAATTAAGGATTATTACTGACCAAAAAGGCGCTCCGACTTACGCGGGAGATATTGCCCAGGCGTTACTAAAAATAATAGAGTGTCTAGATAAGGGGCAGACTGATTGGGGCACTTACCATTATACTGGAACACCCCCTCTAAGTTGGTACGAATTTGCTAAGAAAATAGTGAATGAAGCAAAACAACATCAACAATTTATTCTAAAAGAAATTATACCTATTACGGCATCAGAATATCCCAGTATTGCACATAGGCCTTTTAATTCTGAGCTGGCTTGTCAAAAAATCACACAAACTTTTAACATTAAACCTAATAATTGGTCTGACGGTTTATCCAATGTGATTAAAATTTTATTATGACTTATACACCCAAGAACGTTTTAGTCACTGGTGGTGCAGGTTTTATTGCCAGTCATTTTGTGCATTATTACCAAAATCATTATCCGGAAACATTTATTGTAAACCTTGATAAACTTACTTATGCAGGATCATTAAATAATTTAAAAAATTTAATTTTGCCAGAACAACATCACTTTGTACAAGGGGATATACTTGATAGAGATTTAGTGTTGAAATTATTGAAGAATTTTGAGATAGACACGCTTGTTCATTTTGCAGCTGAAACACATGTTGATCGTTCGATTAATACACCCGAAAAATTTATACAAACTAATGTTTCAGGCACGTTCAGTTTGTTAGATTCATGTCGGAAATATTGGTTGGAAGAATTGGGTTTAAGCAAGCGTGATTGCCGATTTCACCATATTTCTACCGACGAAGTATATGGTAGCTTACAGAAAGATGAGCCCGCATTTACTGAGATTATGCCTTACCGACCAAATTCTCCTTACTCTGCTAGTAAAGCGTCTTCAGACTATCTGGTACGCGCTTATTATAATACTTATGGGCTTCCTGTTACTATAACTAATTGTTCAAATAATTATGGTCCTCTGCAATACACTGAAAAGTTTATTCCAACTATTATAGATTGTTGCTTACGACAAAAACCTATCCCTATCTATGGTAATGGTTCAAATATACGTGATTGGCTCTATGTAGAAGATCACTGTAGTGGGATCGATAGTGTGATTCGAAATGGCAGATTAGGAGAAAGCTATAATATTGGTGGCAATACTGAATTAAGCAATTTAGAAGTTATAAACTTCATCTTTGATGGGTTAAGAAAAATTAGATCTGTGAACTTTGAATATAAGGATCTTATATCATTTGTAAAAGATCGTCCTGGGCATGATTGGCGTTATGCGATCAATGCTGAAAAAATAAACAAAGAATTAGCTTGGCAACCTAAAGAAACATTTTCTTCAGGAATTTTAAAAACCATAACTGCTTATCAATAGAAAAACACATTTAATTTACCGTATTACCTAAAACTAGGGATAACTTGATCATTATTAATATTGATACCAACCTTCCTCTTTAGCTATGTTAATCACAGGAACAACAGGATCCATTTTACCTACCATGATTCTTTCATACGGTGTTTTTCGGGCTTTTGGTAATTTATGTATAACGACAACACTATCGTAAAAATAGATAGATCGGAGCCATTGAAATATATATCGATCGTCTGAAGAAAGATTTTTTTGGAAGTGTTGTTCTTTAATATGGTAAAAATTAAGTAGATCAGCAAATTTCTTGAAAAACTCAATAGCTGAGTCAGCGCCTAAGTAGGATCCACCATGACTTTGCCAATACGATGTATGTAAATCTTCTATTAAAAAAACTCCACCCGGTTTCAATTTTGAAAAAAATAATTTAAACGTTTGAATAATATCTGAGCAGATATGAGAACCGTCATCAATGATAATATTAAATTCAATATTTTTAAATTGTTGCTTAAGGGTATGCTTATCGGTAATATCAAAATTATAGATATGTATATTAGATTCAAGATTTAGATTAAGCACTCTAGGATCAATATCTACACCATAGAGTGTTGCATTTTTTAAATATTTACTAAGAATTTGTAAAAAACCGCCATTTTGTACGCCAATTTCTAAAACATTTGCATTGTTACCGATATGTCGATTAAAACATTCATCATAAATATCAAAATAGTTAACCCATTTATCTGATACATTTTGCTCGTGTTGATAGAAAATATCTCTGATGCTCATTATTCTTTCATCTAAGATTGAATAATTAGGTTTTTTTAAAATAGGAAAAAAATTAGTCAGTCTTTTCGGAAGTTGGGCACTCCTCTTTAGAATCTTTTTAAAATATTTGATCATTTTCTTCATCCGGTGAATAAAAAAAAACTAACTTATAAGGTACCTGCATTTAGGAAATACATATTCTACTTTCATTTATATGTAGATAAAAGATATTAAATGTAAATCTAATAAAAAAGTT
This window contains:
- the rfbB gene encoding dTDP-glucose 4,6-dehydratase; its protein translation is MTYTPKNVLVTGGAGFIASHFVHYYQNHYPETFIVNLDKLTYAGSLNNLKNLILPEQHHFVQGDILDRDLVLKLLKNFEIDTLVHFAAETHVDRSINTPEKFIQTNVSGTFSLLDSCRKYWLEELGLSKRDCRFHHISTDEVYGSLQKDEPAFTEIMPYRPNSPYSASKASSDYLVRAYYNTYGLPVTITNCSNNYGPLQYTEKFIPTIIDCCLRQKPIPIYGNGSNIRDWLYVEDHCSGIDSVIRNGRLGESYNIGGNTELSNLEVINFIFDGLRKIRSVNFEYKDLISFVKDRPGHDWRYAINAEKINKELAWQPKETFSSGILKTITAYQ
- a CDS encoding class I SAM-dependent methyltransferase produces the protein MSIRDIFYQHEQNVSDKWVNYFDIYDECFNRHIGNNANVLEIGVQNGGFLQILSKYLKNATLYGVDIDPRVLNLNLESNIHIYNFDITDKHTLKQQFKNIEFNIIIDDGSHICSDIIQTFKLFFSKLKPGGVFLIEDLHTSYWQSHGGSYLGADSAIEFFKKFADLLNFYHIKEQHFQKNLSSDDRYIFQWLRSIYFYDSVVVIHKLPKARKTPYERIMVGKMDPVVPVINIAKEEGWYQY